From Neodiprion pinetum isolate iyNeoPine1 chromosome 7, iyNeoPine1.2, whole genome shotgun sequence, a single genomic window includes:
- the LOC124224001 gene encoding uncharacterized protein, translating into MGSPLSPILSDLVMEDLETSCINNLDFDLPFYFRYVDDILTAVPKEKIDHTLNTFNRYHPRLQFTIETEENNAINFLDVLPIHNNNNIKTDWFHKKTWSQRYLNFNSHHPMSYKIGTIINLVDRAIKLSSTEFQEKNLSLIYNILRWNDYPHGLLHQHINKRRTYINNLPDNNIDSAPADDNNRPAITYIPIPYVSGLFESLNRLFAKHNVKFVGKNSKDLQLVFDTGKDRIPTGKRSNVVYKIPCNDCNQVYIGQTGRHLNTRIREHQRNVHEIEERHTALTKHSIDKQHTFNYDNTNILCEEHNYYKRLLLEMCNIVGHTNSVNLRQDVEHLSNIYKPLISAHTTNITLTRYKKKFFPHNTVLST; encoded by the coding sequence ATGGGATCTCCTCTCTCCCCAATCTTGTCAGACCTTGTCATGGAAGACTTGGAAACGTCTTGCATTAACAATCTTGATTTTGATTTACCGTTCTATTTTCGATATGTTGATGATATTCTTACTGCTGTtcctaaagaaaaaatagatcaCACTCTTAATACTTTTAACCGATATCATCCACGATTACAATTTACTatcgaaacagaagaaaataacgcCATCAATTTCTTAGATGTATTGCCGATacacaacaacaataatatcaaAACGGATTGGTTCCACAAAAAAACCTGGTCACAAAGAtatctgaattttaattctcacCATCCAATGTCCTACAAAATAGGCACCATCATTAACCTAGTTGACCGAGCCATCAAACTTTCTAGTACAGAGTTCCAGGAAAAAAACCTGTCgctcatatacaatatactaaGATGGAATGATTACCCTCATGGCCTATTACACCAACATATTAATAAGAGACGCACCTACATCAACAACTTAcctgacaataatattgactctgctccCGCAGACGATAACAATAGACCTGCTATTACATATATCCCCATCCCATATGTATCTGGTCTCTTTGAGTCTCTGAACCGCCTATTCGCCAAACATAATGtcaagtttgttggaaaaaattcaaaagatttacaATTAGTCTTTGACACGGGAAAAGATAGGATCCCCACAGGCAAACGATCCAatgttgtgtataaaataccttgCAATGATTGCAACCAAGTTTATATAGGTCAAACTGGCCGCCACCTTAACACCAGAATCAGGGAACACCAACGCAATGtacatgagattgaagaacgTCACACGGCTCTAACAAAACATAGTATCGATAAACAACATACTTTTAATTACGACAAtacaaacatcctttgtgaagaacacaattattataaaagacTATTACttgaaatgtgcaacattgtaggtcacaccaattccgttaatcttagacaagatgttgaacatttaagtaatatttacaaacctctaatctccgcccacacaacaaatattacCTTAActagatacaaaaaaaaattttttccccataaCACAGTTCtttctacataa
- the RIC-3 gene encoding uncharacterized protein RIC-3 isoform X1: MAETSEFGPRKTIFILAIVAGCFAVLWPRIFYPMITSSVISHPAPSDGSACCDVIFESDVNVVDIMQEMCQNIVTHHQVDPRVRDALRTTKLTPQSISLCHEEVLARCGIDLSSFLAERERLGKSYKQVLEEIRSFNSSLCLKLNFGVPLSQLGTPHLIRYHILMPHSIIKQERRTPPHAGGLHPAMRERGRAIPSSHIVPKITDRPDHIAVPKMRPPMGGAGHVVPPPKGNGTMGIIMPLYTLGIVLFFLYTIVKVLRKNADSDVPNDYPVGTAETEFRKMVFSPETLTSAVTGTLYRQKKERSPSLPRPAPTLEELKAQAAGDIEIDQLRQRLVETEAAMERIVAQMGNLSRSVTHSPSPQPEAKETLAYSQLEINSDKEIENIDDSSPTVKVVGMEMTASCKDGQKWSRPSTPVVSAVQSHSEQDKIPPKPIYLEGALPSQCELLVTDSETQAEESNVDVQAPIVLSGKMTLSLISLDQISSNPGSDDQVKENGVDATTCENDKQDGKEGEIGGVGEAKVTANNVQVNGIEGVRGKAITREEVEEAEEVDEYEEYRAEEEDSEGEDEDEEQEVEVEEEEVEVEEDEVEEEEVEEEEVEEEEEEDEDVEEQDGVKKNEKMRK; encoded by the exons CGTGCTGTGATGTAATATTTGAGAGCGATGTTAACGTGGTCGACATCATGCAAGAAATGTGCCAAAACATCGTAACACATCACCAGGTCGATCCCCGAGTCCGAGATGCCTTGAGGACAACCAAACTGACGCCTCAGAGTATCAGTTTATGCCACGAAGAGGTGCTTGCAAGATGTGGTATAGACTTGTCTTCTTTCTTAGCAGAAAGAGAAAGACTTGGAAAATCTTACAAGCAAGTATTGGAAGAGATAAGGTCTTTCAACAGTTCTCTCTGCTTAAAACTGAATTTCGGAGTACCTTTATCGCAGCTGGGAACGCCGCATCTTATAAGATATCACATACTGATGCCCCATA GCATTATAAAACAAGAACGACGAACGCCCCCACATGCCGGTGGGCTTCACCCGGCAATGCGAGAACGTGGAAGAGCTATTCCTTCTTCACATATTGTTCCGAAGATAACTGATCGACCTGATCACATTGCTGTACCAAAAATGAGACCACCAATGGGTGGTGCTGGACACGTTGTACCACCACCAAAAGGAAATGGCACGATGGGAATTATTATGCCACTTTACACTCTTGGCATCGTTTTGTTCTTTCTGTACACAATCGTCAAG GTGCTACGAAAAAACGCTGACAGCGACGTACCGAACGATTATCCGGTGGGTACAGCTGAGACGGAATTCAGAAAAATGGTATTTAGTCCAGAAACTTTAACAAGTGCTGTCACAGGAACCTTGtatagacaaaaaaaagagagatCTCCTTCACTGCCTAGACCTGCTCCAACATTAGAAGAATTGAAGGCTC AAGCAGCAGGAGATATAGAGATAGATCAGCTCAGGCAACGGCTGGTCGAAACAGAGGCAGCGATGGAACGAATTGTCGCTCAGATGGGCAATTTATCGCGTTCTGTAACGCATAGTCCGAGCCCACAGCCCGAAGCAAAG GAAACCTTGGCATATTCCCAACTTGAAATAAATAGTGataaagaaatagaaaatatcgATGATTCCTCACCGACGGTCAAAGTTGTGGGAATGGAAATGACCGCTAGTTGCAAAGATGGGCAGAAATGGAGTCGACCTAGTACCCCGGTGGTATCAGCAGTTCAGAG CCACTCGGAACAGGACAAGATACCCCCGAAGCCGATTTATCTTGAAGGAGCATTACCATCACAGTGTGAGCTTCTAGTAACAGATTCTGAGACGCAAGCTGAAGAATCCAACGTGGACGTACAAGCGCCCATAGTCCTTTCTGGCAAAATGACTCTTTCTCTCATCAGTCTCGATCAGATATCATCT AATCCTGGGAGTGATGATCAAGTCAAAGAGAATGGGGTCGACGCCACAACCTGTGAGAATGACAAACAAGATGGAAAAGAGGGAGAAATTGGAGGAGTTGGAGAAGCTAAGGTCACGGCTAATAATGTACAAGTAAATGGCATTGAAGGGGTTAGGGGTAAGGCGATAACAAGGGAAGAAGTTGAAGAAGCAGAGGAAGTGGATGAATATGAAGAATACAGAGCGGAAGAAGAGGATAGTGAGGGAGAAGACGAGGATGAGGAACAGGAAGTGGAAGTAGAGGAAGAGGAAGTGGAAGTAGAGGAAGATGAGGTGGAGGAAGAAGAGGTGGAAGAAGAGGAGgtggaagaggaagaggaggaagacgAGGACGTGGAAGAACAGGATGGGgtgaagaaaaacgaaaaaatgagaaaatga
- the RIC-3 gene encoding uncharacterized protein RIC-3 isoform X3, with protein MAETSEFGPRKTIFILAIVAGCFAVLWPRIFYPMITSSVISHPAPSDGSACCDVIFESDVNVVDIMQEMCQNIVTHHQVDPRVRDALRTTKLTPQSISLCHEEVLARCGIDLSSFLAERERLGKSYKQVLEEIRSFNSSLCLKLNFGVPLSQLGTPHLIRYHILMPHSIIKQERRTPPHAGGLHPAMRERGRAIPSSHIVPKITDRPDHIAVPKMRPPMGGAGHVVPPPKGNGTMGIIMPLYTLGIVLFFLYTIVKVLRKNADSDVPNDYPVGTAETEFRKMVFSPETLTSAVTGTLYRQKKERSPSLPRPAPTLEELKALDAAPKSNGLAGAGFISKETLAYSQLEINSDKEIENIDDSSPTVKVVGMEMTASCKDGQKWSRPSTPVVSAVQSHSEQDKIPPKPIYLEGALPSQCELLVTDSETQAEESNVDVQAPIVLSGKMTLSLISLDQISSNPGSDDQVKENGVDATTCENDKQDGKEGEIGGVGEAKVTANNVQVNGIEGVRGKAITREEVEEAEEVDEYEEYRAEEEDSEGEDEDEEQEVEVEEEEVEVEEDEVEEEEVEEEEVEEEEEEDEDVEEQDGVKKNEKMRK; from the exons CGTGCTGTGATGTAATATTTGAGAGCGATGTTAACGTGGTCGACATCATGCAAGAAATGTGCCAAAACATCGTAACACATCACCAGGTCGATCCCCGAGTCCGAGATGCCTTGAGGACAACCAAACTGACGCCTCAGAGTATCAGTTTATGCCACGAAGAGGTGCTTGCAAGATGTGGTATAGACTTGTCTTCTTTCTTAGCAGAAAGAGAAAGACTTGGAAAATCTTACAAGCAAGTATTGGAAGAGATAAGGTCTTTCAACAGTTCTCTCTGCTTAAAACTGAATTTCGGAGTACCTTTATCGCAGCTGGGAACGCCGCATCTTATAAGATATCACATACTGATGCCCCATA GCATTATAAAACAAGAACGACGAACGCCCCCACATGCCGGTGGGCTTCACCCGGCAATGCGAGAACGTGGAAGAGCTATTCCTTCTTCACATATTGTTCCGAAGATAACTGATCGACCTGATCACATTGCTGTACCAAAAATGAGACCACCAATGGGTGGTGCTGGACACGTTGTACCACCACCAAAAGGAAATGGCACGATGGGAATTATTATGCCACTTTACACTCTTGGCATCGTTTTGTTCTTTCTGTACACAATCGTCAAG GTGCTACGAAAAAACGCTGACAGCGACGTACCGAACGATTATCCGGTGGGTACAGCTGAGACGGAATTCAGAAAAATGGTATTTAGTCCAGAAACTTTAACAAGTGCTGTCACAGGAACCTTGtatagacaaaaaaaagagagatCTCCTTCACTGCCTAGACCTGCTCCAACATTAGAAGAATTGAAGGCTC TTGATGCGGCTCCAAAATCCAATGGTCTGGCAGGGGCCGGTTTCATTTCCAAG GAAACCTTGGCATATTCCCAACTTGAAATAAATAGTGataaagaaatagaaaatatcgATGATTCCTCACCGACGGTCAAAGTTGTGGGAATGGAAATGACCGCTAGTTGCAAAGATGGGCAGAAATGGAGTCGACCTAGTACCCCGGTGGTATCAGCAGTTCAGAG CCACTCGGAACAGGACAAGATACCCCCGAAGCCGATTTATCTTGAAGGAGCATTACCATCACAGTGTGAGCTTCTAGTAACAGATTCTGAGACGCAAGCTGAAGAATCCAACGTGGACGTACAAGCGCCCATAGTCCTTTCTGGCAAAATGACTCTTTCTCTCATCAGTCTCGATCAGATATCATCT AATCCTGGGAGTGATGATCAAGTCAAAGAGAATGGGGTCGACGCCACAACCTGTGAGAATGACAAACAAGATGGAAAAGAGGGAGAAATTGGAGGAGTTGGAGAAGCTAAGGTCACGGCTAATAATGTACAAGTAAATGGCATTGAAGGGGTTAGGGGTAAGGCGATAACAAGGGAAGAAGTTGAAGAAGCAGAGGAAGTGGATGAATATGAAGAATACAGAGCGGAAGAAGAGGATAGTGAGGGAGAAGACGAGGATGAGGAACAGGAAGTGGAAGTAGAGGAAGAGGAAGTGGAAGTAGAGGAAGATGAGGTGGAGGAAGAAGAGGTGGAAGAAGAGGAGgtggaagaggaagaggaggaagacgAGGACGTGGAAGAACAGGATGGGgtgaagaaaaacgaaaaaatgagaaaatga
- the RIC-3 gene encoding protein RIC-3 isoform X4 — MAETSEFGPRKTIFILAIVAGCFAVLWPRIFYPMITSSVISHPAPSDGSGIIKQERRTPPHAGGLHPAMRERGRAIPSSHIVPKITDRPDHIAVPKMRPPMGGAGHVVPPPKGNGTMGIIMPLYTLGIVLFFLYTIVKVLRKNADSDVPNDYPVGTAETEFRKMVFSPETLTSAVTGTLYRQKKERSPSLPRPAPTLEELKAQAAGDIEIDQLRQRLVETEAAMERIVAQMGNLSRSVTHSPSPQPEAKETLAYSQLEINSDKEIENIDDSSPTVKVVGMEMTASCKDGQKWSRPSTPVVSAVQSHSEQDKIPPKPIYLEGALPSQCELLVTDSETQAEESNVDVQAPIVLSGKMTLSLISLDQISSNPGSDDQVKENGVDATTCENDKQDGKEGEIGGVGEAKVTANNVQVNGIEGVRGKAITREEVEEAEEVDEYEEYRAEEEDSEGEDEDEEQEVEVEEEEVEVEEDEVEEEEVEEEEVEEEEEEDEDVEEQDGVKKNEKMRK, encoded by the exons GCATTATAAAACAAGAACGACGAACGCCCCCACATGCCGGTGGGCTTCACCCGGCAATGCGAGAACGTGGAAGAGCTATTCCTTCTTCACATATTGTTCCGAAGATAACTGATCGACCTGATCACATTGCTGTACCAAAAATGAGACCACCAATGGGTGGTGCTGGACACGTTGTACCACCACCAAAAGGAAATGGCACGATGGGAATTATTATGCCACTTTACACTCTTGGCATCGTTTTGTTCTTTCTGTACACAATCGTCAAG GTGCTACGAAAAAACGCTGACAGCGACGTACCGAACGATTATCCGGTGGGTACAGCTGAGACGGAATTCAGAAAAATGGTATTTAGTCCAGAAACTTTAACAAGTGCTGTCACAGGAACCTTGtatagacaaaaaaaagagagatCTCCTTCACTGCCTAGACCTGCTCCAACATTAGAAGAATTGAAGGCTC AAGCAGCAGGAGATATAGAGATAGATCAGCTCAGGCAACGGCTGGTCGAAACAGAGGCAGCGATGGAACGAATTGTCGCTCAGATGGGCAATTTATCGCGTTCTGTAACGCATAGTCCGAGCCCACAGCCCGAAGCAAAG GAAACCTTGGCATATTCCCAACTTGAAATAAATAGTGataaagaaatagaaaatatcgATGATTCCTCACCGACGGTCAAAGTTGTGGGAATGGAAATGACCGCTAGTTGCAAAGATGGGCAGAAATGGAGTCGACCTAGTACCCCGGTGGTATCAGCAGTTCAGAG CCACTCGGAACAGGACAAGATACCCCCGAAGCCGATTTATCTTGAAGGAGCATTACCATCACAGTGTGAGCTTCTAGTAACAGATTCTGAGACGCAAGCTGAAGAATCCAACGTGGACGTACAAGCGCCCATAGTCCTTTCTGGCAAAATGACTCTTTCTCTCATCAGTCTCGATCAGATATCATCT AATCCTGGGAGTGATGATCAAGTCAAAGAGAATGGGGTCGACGCCACAACCTGTGAGAATGACAAACAAGATGGAAAAGAGGGAGAAATTGGAGGAGTTGGAGAAGCTAAGGTCACGGCTAATAATGTACAAGTAAATGGCATTGAAGGGGTTAGGGGTAAGGCGATAACAAGGGAAGAAGTTGAAGAAGCAGAGGAAGTGGATGAATATGAAGAATACAGAGCGGAAGAAGAGGATAGTGAGGGAGAAGACGAGGATGAGGAACAGGAAGTGGAAGTAGAGGAAGAGGAAGTGGAAGTAGAGGAAGATGAGGTGGAGGAAGAAGAGGTGGAAGAAGAGGAGgtggaagaggaagaggaggaagacgAGGACGTGGAAGAACAGGATGGGgtgaagaaaaacgaaaaaatgagaaaatga
- the RIC-3 gene encoding uncharacterized protein RIC-3 isoform X2, with product MAETSEFGPRKTIFILAIVAGCFAVLWPRIFYPMITSSVISHPAPSDGSACCDVIFESDVNVVDIMQEMCQNIVTHHQVDPRVRDALRTTKLTPQSISLCHEEVLARCGIDLSSFLAERERLGKSYKQVLEEIRSFNSSLCLKLNFGVPLSQLGTPHLIRYHILMPHSIIKQERRTPPHAGGLHPAMRERGRAIPSSHIVPKITDRPDHIAVPKMRPPMGGAGHVVPPPKGNGTMGIIMPLYTLGIVLFFLYTIVKVLRKNADSDVPNDYPVGTAETEFRKMVFSPETLTSAVTGTLYRQKKERSPSLPRPAPTLEELKALVDAAPKSNGLAGAGFISKETLAYSQLEINSDKEIENIDDSSPTVKVVGMEMTASCKDGQKWSRPSTPVVSAVQSHSEQDKIPPKPIYLEGALPSQCELLVTDSETQAEESNVDVQAPIVLSGKMTLSLISLDQISSNPGSDDQVKENGVDATTCENDKQDGKEGEIGGVGEAKVTANNVQVNGIEGVRGKAITREEVEEAEEVDEYEEYRAEEEDSEGEDEDEEQEVEVEEEEVEVEEDEVEEEEVEEEEVEEEEEEDEDVEEQDGVKKNEKMRK from the exons CGTGCTGTGATGTAATATTTGAGAGCGATGTTAACGTGGTCGACATCATGCAAGAAATGTGCCAAAACATCGTAACACATCACCAGGTCGATCCCCGAGTCCGAGATGCCTTGAGGACAACCAAACTGACGCCTCAGAGTATCAGTTTATGCCACGAAGAGGTGCTTGCAAGATGTGGTATAGACTTGTCTTCTTTCTTAGCAGAAAGAGAAAGACTTGGAAAATCTTACAAGCAAGTATTGGAAGAGATAAGGTCTTTCAACAGTTCTCTCTGCTTAAAACTGAATTTCGGAGTACCTTTATCGCAGCTGGGAACGCCGCATCTTATAAGATATCACATACTGATGCCCCATA GCATTATAAAACAAGAACGACGAACGCCCCCACATGCCGGTGGGCTTCACCCGGCAATGCGAGAACGTGGAAGAGCTATTCCTTCTTCACATATTGTTCCGAAGATAACTGATCGACCTGATCACATTGCTGTACCAAAAATGAGACCACCAATGGGTGGTGCTGGACACGTTGTACCACCACCAAAAGGAAATGGCACGATGGGAATTATTATGCCACTTTACACTCTTGGCATCGTTTTGTTCTTTCTGTACACAATCGTCAAG GTGCTACGAAAAAACGCTGACAGCGACGTACCGAACGATTATCCGGTGGGTACAGCTGAGACGGAATTCAGAAAAATGGTATTTAGTCCAGAAACTTTAACAAGTGCTGTCACAGGAACCTTGtatagacaaaaaaaagagagatCTCCTTCACTGCCTAGACCTGCTCCAACATTAGAAGAATTGAAGGCTC TAGTTGATGCGGCTCCAAAATCCAATGGTCTGGCAGGGGCCGGTTTCATTTCCAAG GAAACCTTGGCATATTCCCAACTTGAAATAAATAGTGataaagaaatagaaaatatcgATGATTCCTCACCGACGGTCAAAGTTGTGGGAATGGAAATGACCGCTAGTTGCAAAGATGGGCAGAAATGGAGTCGACCTAGTACCCCGGTGGTATCAGCAGTTCAGAG CCACTCGGAACAGGACAAGATACCCCCGAAGCCGATTTATCTTGAAGGAGCATTACCATCACAGTGTGAGCTTCTAGTAACAGATTCTGAGACGCAAGCTGAAGAATCCAACGTGGACGTACAAGCGCCCATAGTCCTTTCTGGCAAAATGACTCTTTCTCTCATCAGTCTCGATCAGATATCATCT AATCCTGGGAGTGATGATCAAGTCAAAGAGAATGGGGTCGACGCCACAACCTGTGAGAATGACAAACAAGATGGAAAAGAGGGAGAAATTGGAGGAGTTGGAGAAGCTAAGGTCACGGCTAATAATGTACAAGTAAATGGCATTGAAGGGGTTAGGGGTAAGGCGATAACAAGGGAAGAAGTTGAAGAAGCAGAGGAAGTGGATGAATATGAAGAATACAGAGCGGAAGAAGAGGATAGTGAGGGAGAAGACGAGGATGAGGAACAGGAAGTGGAAGTAGAGGAAGAGGAAGTGGAAGTAGAGGAAGATGAGGTGGAGGAAGAAGAGGTGGAAGAAGAGGAGgtggaagaggaagaggaggaagacgAGGACGTGGAAGAACAGGATGGGgtgaagaaaaacgaaaaaatgagaaaatga